A region of Candidatus Eremiobacteraceae bacterium DNA encodes the following proteins:
- a CDS encoding tetratricopeptide repeat protein, with product MKPRPIFAFLALVMLISASTAARAVADTQTGSAPAPSGAPVQSTARPTTGSASDLLALAQANIATGHNAEALAELKRAAEIDPGNLDIQKMLGDVEYRLQDFAAAERAYLAVLAKEPDNKDVHNRLGGVYAALDRFDDALSEFRKSLPLREGFANLVLVYQDQGRLSELESEYFIEMEREPFEPGTHYNLGIVYEAEDKYDQAIEQYNAALDKDPRFVDALNALGVAYADENRHSDAIREYQQALGLDPSYYLAYMNWGVELIKTSDYNGAIVKINKAISLDPQFSLSYENLGVAYDYLGSFTQAVELYQKTIELDPGDRNAYFNLGSIYFNHGLMNLAEAAFIKGLAVTPRSANLHFGLGDVYQVQKKYQLAADQYKAALAITPGDVTAQAKLSEVEAALTPH from the coding sequence GAAGCCGCGTCCGATATTCGCATTTTTGGCGCTCGTTATGCTGATCAGCGCGTCGACCGCCGCACGCGCCGTTGCCGACACGCAGACGGGTTCAGCGCCGGCTCCATCTGGCGCACCCGTGCAGAGCACGGCTCGGCCCACCACCGGCTCGGCATCAGATCTCCTCGCGCTGGCGCAGGCGAACATCGCGACAGGCCATAACGCCGAAGCGCTCGCCGAGCTAAAGCGCGCCGCCGAAATCGACCCCGGCAATCTCGACATCCAAAAGATGCTCGGCGACGTCGAATACCGGCTGCAGGACTTCGCGGCTGCGGAACGCGCCTATCTCGCGGTGCTCGCGAAAGAGCCGGACAATAAGGATGTCCATAACCGGCTGGGCGGCGTGTATGCGGCGCTCGATCGTTTCGACGACGCGCTTTCCGAATTCCGCAAGAGCCTTCCGCTGCGCGAAGGCTTCGCTAATTTGGTGCTGGTCTATCAGGATCAGGGGCGGCTGTCCGAGCTCGAAAGCGAATACTTCATCGAGATGGAGCGCGAACCGTTCGAACCCGGCACGCATTACAATCTCGGCATCGTGTATGAAGCCGAGGATAAGTACGATCAGGCGATCGAGCAATACAACGCTGCGCTCGACAAAGATCCGCGCTTCGTCGATGCGCTGAACGCGCTCGGCGTCGCGTATGCGGATGAAAACCGGCACAGCGACGCGATCCGCGAGTACCAGCAGGCGCTCGGCCTGGACCCGAGCTACTACCTCGCGTACATGAACTGGGGCGTCGAACTCATCAAGACGAGCGACTACAATGGCGCGATCGTCAAGATCAACAAGGCGATCTCGTTAGACCCGCAGTTCTCGCTTTCGTACGAGAATCTCGGCGTCGCGTACGATTATCTCGGATCATTCACGCAAGCGGTCGAGCTGTACCAGAAGACCATCGAGCTCGATCCCGGTGATCGCAACGCGTACTTCAACCTCGGCTCGATCTACTTCAACCACGGTTTGATGAATCTCGCCGAAGCGGCATTCATCAAAGGGCTCGCTGTGACACCGCGCAGCGCGAATCTTCACTTCGGTCTCGGTGACGTCTACCAGGTGCAGAAGAAGTATCAGCTGGCGGCCGATCAGTACAAGGCGGCGCTCGCGATCACGCCGGGCGACGTGACTGCCCAGGCGAAGCTCTCTGAAGTCGAGGCTGCGCTCACGCCGCATTAG
- a CDS encoding Rid family detoxifying hydrolase, protein MRPISTAAAPNPVAAYSQGAEAGGVVYTAGQLGFDAGSAAFPADIETQTLNALTNVRAIIEAAGCRVEDIVKVNVFLTDMAQFDAMNEVYKRFFGGHKPARSTVGVAALPRPGALIEIDAVASK, encoded by the coding sequence ATGCGACCGATAAGCACAGCCGCGGCACCCAACCCTGTCGCCGCGTACTCTCAAGGCGCCGAAGCGGGCGGCGTCGTCTACACGGCCGGCCAACTCGGCTTCGATGCAGGCTCCGCCGCGTTCCCGGCGGACATCGAGACGCAGACGCTCAATGCGCTGACGAACGTCCGCGCGATCATCGAAGCGGCGGGCTGCCGCGTCGAAGACATCGTCAAAGTGAACGTCTTCCTAACGGACATGGCGCAGTTCGATGCGATGAATGAAGTCTACAAGCGGTTCTTCGGCGGGCACAAGCCGGCGCGGAGCACGGTCGGCGTCGCGGCGCTTCCGCGCCCAGGCGCGCTGATCGAGATCGACGCGGTCGCCTCGAAGTAA